The proteins below come from a single Natrinema sp. SYSU A 869 genomic window:
- a CDS encoding LLM class flavin-dependent oxidoreductase, translating to MDVGLMVTAFGDVALADVAVRAEGKGYDTVWVGELWGASGVVQATEMACRTDEIGIGTAILNVYSRSPAVLAMTAASLEDASDGRFTLGLGTSTATAVEGLHGMTFDRPVRRAHETIELIREFTAGTGEPVDYDGELLEAANFPSIETSVPIYHAGLGPANRRVVGRLCDGWIPHNIPFSRLEDAFEEVATAARERDRDPSEITIAPYVPAAVSEDPTEARETLRRHIAYYVGSGEGYRRAVATEFPDEAERIAAAWCDGEKGAAASAVTDEMIADLGVAGTPDDACDQLRTLVAETGIDHPIVVVPEPASSEVTETTIDALAPDQL from the coding sequence ATGGACGTTGGACTCATGGTAACAGCCTTCGGCGACGTGGCTCTCGCGGACGTCGCGGTTCGCGCCGAAGGGAAGGGATACGACACCGTCTGGGTCGGTGAACTCTGGGGGGCCAGCGGCGTCGTCCAGGCGACCGAGATGGCCTGTCGGACCGACGAGATCGGAATCGGGACCGCGATTTTGAACGTCTACTCTCGGTCACCGGCCGTCCTCGCGATGACGGCGGCGTCACTCGAGGACGCATCCGACGGCCGGTTCACGCTTGGCCTCGGCACGAGCACGGCCACGGCGGTCGAGGGCCTCCACGGGATGACGTTCGACCGGCCGGTGCGACGCGCACACGAGACGATCGAACTGATCCGCGAGTTCACCGCAGGGACCGGCGAGCCGGTCGACTACGACGGCGAACTGCTCGAGGCGGCGAACTTCCCGTCGATCGAGACGTCGGTGCCGATCTACCACGCCGGGCTCGGGCCGGCGAATCGCCGCGTCGTCGGTCGACTTTGCGACGGCTGGATCCCGCACAACATCCCGTTCTCGCGGCTCGAGGACGCCTTCGAAGAAGTCGCAACGGCCGCGCGGGAACGCGATCGCGATCCAAGCGAAATTACGATCGCGCCCTACGTGCCCGCGGCAGTCAGCGAGGACCCGACCGAGGCCCGCGAGACGCTGCGGCGACACATCGCTTACTACGTCGGGAGCGGCGAGGGCTACCGTCGGGCGGTCGCGACCGAGTTCCCGGACGAAGCCGAACGGATCGCCGCGGCGTGGTGCGATGGCGAGAAGGGCGCGGCCGCGAGTGCCGTCACCGACGAGATGATCGCCGACCTCGGCGTCGCCGGAACGCCTGACGATGCGTGCGACCAACTACGGACACTCGTCGCCGAAACGGGGATCGACCACCCCATCGTCGTCGTTCCGGAACCGGCCTCGAGCGAGGTCACGGAGACGACGATCGACGCGCTCGCACCGGACCAGTTGTAG
- a CDS encoding DUF2267 domain-containing protein has product MSASYTDFVGEVQHRIEAGTQAEAVRTTRAVLETLGERVGEGGATDIASPLPMEIDRYLLAADHGQTYDYDAFVDRVLERLNYDDLDLDASYGRPSNIDRSEAVYRIKAAVELLSERVPGGELAHAEEQLPGEFGDMFEFVDAETKPWEEA; this is encoded by the coding sequence ATGAGTGCGAGTTACACCGATTTCGTCGGCGAGGTACAGCACCGGATCGAAGCCGGGACACAGGCCGAAGCCGTCCGAACGACGCGTGCGGTCCTCGAGACCCTCGGCGAGCGCGTCGGAGAAGGTGGGGCGACGGATATTGCGAGCCCGCTCCCGATGGAGATCGATCGATACCTGCTGGCCGCCGACCACGGCCAGACGTACGACTACGACGCGTTCGTCGACCGGGTCCTCGAGCGGCTGAACTACGACGATCTCGACCTCGATGCGTCGTACGGCCGGCCGTCGAATATCGACCGGTCCGAGGCCGTCTACCGGATCAAGGCCGCCGTCGAACTCCTCAGCGAACGAGTTCCCGGCGGGGAACTGGCTCACGCCGAGGAGCAGTTACCCGGCGAGTTCGGAGACATGTTCGAGTTCGTCGACGCCGAGACCAAGCCTTGGGAGGAGGCCTGA
- a CDS encoding glycosyltransferase family 2 protein, with translation MELSVVVSTLNDRERLLSCLDALAERTPSSTEVIVVNGPSSDGTTGVVRERDDVDVLVEISERNLGVSRNAGFELATGDVVAFLDGEYAIDHSWYSAIDESMADETAVVTGPVTGGPVGPDLRSPRRVAGQTVSLFHGDNVAFERSVLETLDGFDEYLEEASERDCAHRVAGLGHDVSWSATMAARCEVGTDGGRADPDWGATYRSLSYRLAKNYGLRPTVLARTAGSALRDGISGVRRLASGKATPTGWVSDGTDVITNITRGLWDGVRARYTDRSSQRNPHGLSERHDRAVRIYDRR, from the coding sequence ATGGAGCTCTCGGTAGTCGTGTCGACGCTCAACGACCGGGAGCGGTTGCTATCGTGTCTCGACGCTCTCGCGGAGCGAACGCCGTCCTCGACGGAAGTCATCGTCGTCAACGGCCCCTCCTCGGACGGGACGACCGGCGTCGTCCGTGAGCGCGACGATGTCGATGTCCTCGTCGAAATCTCCGAACGGAACCTTGGTGTCTCCCGAAATGCCGGTTTCGAACTCGCGACGGGGGATGTCGTCGCCTTCCTCGACGGCGAGTACGCGATCGATCACAGCTGGTATTCGGCTATCGACGAGTCGATGGCCGACGAAACGGCCGTCGTTACCGGGCCAGTCACCGGCGGCCCTGTCGGGCCGGATCTGCGGTCGCCCCGACGGGTCGCCGGACAGACGGTCTCCCTCTTTCACGGTGACAACGTCGCGTTCGAGCGGTCCGTCCTCGAGACCTTGGATGGCTTCGACGAGTACCTCGAGGAGGCGAGCGAACGGGATTGCGCCCATCGCGTGGCCGGACTCGGACACGACGTCTCATGGTCGGCGACGATGGCCGCCCGGTGTGAGGTCGGGACGGACGGCGGTCGGGCCGACCCTGACTGGGGGGCGACCTACCGGTCGCTATCCTACCGGCTCGCGAAGAATTACGGGCTGCGACCGACCGTTCTCGCTCGGACCGCCGGGAGCGCGCTGCGGGACGGTATCAGTGGCGTTCGCCGGCTGGCGTCCGGCAAGGCAACGCCGACGGGCTGGGTCTCGGACGGCACTGACGTCATTACGAACATTACGCGCGGGCTGTGGGATGGCGTTCGTGCCCGGTATACCGATCGCTCGAGCCAGCGCAACCCACACGGGCTCTCGGAGCGCCACGACCGCGCGGTCCGGATCTACGACCGGCGCTGA
- a CDS encoding class I SAM-dependent methyltransferase — MKGQEWYQADDIAEEYDDKRFSRGGQLIDRREKEAVLEAIMPVEDRKVLEIACGTGRFTVMLAHQGADVVGLDISAAMLQQGRRKAKDADLTGTLEFLRGDAGRLPFPDDHFDTVVAMRFFHLADDPEAFLAEMRRVSRDQIVFDTFNRFSTRSVYNWALPMGSRLYSKSEVAVLLAKTNLTLVDVEDDFLLPYGLYRSIPNGLASPLRALDKAVGELPVSDHFASVSYWNANVR; from the coding sequence GTGAAAGGACAGGAGTGGTACCAAGCCGACGACATCGCCGAGGAATACGACGACAAGCGGTTCTCCCGGGGTGGCCAGTTAATCGACCGCCGGGAGAAGGAGGCCGTCCTCGAGGCCATCATGCCCGTCGAGGACCGAAAGGTCCTCGAGATCGCCTGTGGTACCGGGCGATTTACTGTCATGCTGGCCCATCAGGGGGCCGACGTCGTCGGACTCGATATCTCGGCAGCGATGTTACAGCAGGGACGCCGGAAGGCCAAAGACGCCGACCTCACGGGAACGCTCGAGTTCCTCCGCGGTGATGCAGGTCGACTACCGTTTCCGGACGATCACTTCGATACCGTGGTCGCGATGCGCTTCTTCCATCTCGCAGACGATCCCGAGGCGTTCTTGGCGGAGATGCGGCGGGTCTCTCGCGATCAAATCGTCTTCGATACGTTCAACCGGTTTTCGACGCGAAGCGTCTACAACTGGGCGCTCCCGATGGGTTCGCGGCTCTATTCGAAGAGCGAGGTCGCAGTCCTCCTCGCGAAGACGAATCTCACCCTCGTCGACGTTGAGGACGACTTCCTTCTGCCCTACGGGCTCTACCGGTCGATCCCTAACGGGCTCGCATCACCGCTTCGCGCGCTCGACAAGGCGGTCGGCGAACTCCCGGTCTCCGACCACTTCGCGTCAGTGTCGTACTGGAACGCAAACGTTCGCTGA
- a CDS encoding helix-turn-helix domain-containing protein, translated as MSMSTAEDRAAAAEETLSEDEYRDRLRDLPPSAKLVAKVLESDSPLSQGQLAEESLLPDRTVRYALNRLEDVGLVGSRYSFRDARKQVYFLKH; from the coding sequence ATGAGCATGAGTACAGCCGAGGACCGCGCCGCTGCCGCCGAGGAAACCCTCTCGGAGGACGAATACCGCGACCGGCTCCGCGATCTGCCACCGAGTGCCAAACTCGTCGCAAAAGTGCTCGAGAGTGACTCGCCGCTCTCGCAGGGCCAACTCGCCGAAGAATCGCTGCTTCCCGACCGCACCGTTCGCTACGCGCTCAACCGACTCGAGGACGTCGGTCTCGTTGGCTCCCGGTACAGCTTCCGGGACGCCCGCAAACAGGTCTACTTCCTCAAACACTGA
- a CDS encoding MBL fold metallo-hydrolase, protein MDITRWSVPVATRAPTGETNAYLIQEKTPSSPNNTRQRRESGTEPAILVDPAARTDALDRAVRERSVEHILVTHTHPDHVGAVDAYAVETGATVWARYGRVDRFRDATGREPDRTFAPGTTIPLGDDRVRILDAPGHAPDHVAIAAGHGGPILCGDCAVREGSVVVGAPEGDMRAYVTTLRRLWAMNPPALHPGHGPEIDEPRAALERLLTHRAERERRVLEAVTGGAETLEEILESAYKKDLSGVRDLARATVRAHLEKLAVEGHVAWDGERATPLEGD, encoded by the coding sequence ATGGATATCACTCGGTGGTCCGTCCCGGTCGCGACGCGCGCGCCGACCGGCGAGACCAACGCCTACCTAATCCAGGAGAAGACTCCGTCGTCTCCGAACAATACGCGGCAACGCCGAGAGTCCGGGACTGAACCGGCAATCCTCGTCGACCCTGCAGCCCGAACCGACGCCCTCGACCGCGCGGTCCGTGAGCGATCCGTCGAGCACATCCTCGTCACCCACACCCACCCCGATCACGTCGGCGCGGTCGACGCCTACGCCGTCGAGACCGGTGCGACGGTCTGGGCCCGGTACGGCCGCGTCGACAGGTTCCGCGACGCGACGGGTCGCGAGCCCGATCGGACGTTCGCGCCCGGGACGACGATCCCGCTCGGCGACGATCGCGTTCGGATCCTCGACGCACCAGGCCACGCGCCGGATCACGTCGCGATCGCGGCTGGCCACGGCGGGCCGATCCTGTGTGGCGACTGTGCCGTCCGCGAGGGCAGCGTCGTCGTCGGCGCGCCCGAGGGCGACATGCGCGCGTACGTGACGACATTACGCCGCCTCTGGGCGATGAACCCGCCCGCACTGCATCCGGGCCACGGTCCCGAAATCGATGAGCCTCGAGCGGCCCTCGAGCGACTGCTCACTCACCGGGCCGAGCGCGAACGGCGGGTACTCGAGGCCGTCACTGGGGGTGCCGAAACGCTCGAGGAAATCCTCGAGTCAGCCTATAAGAAGGATCTTTCGGGCGTGCGCGACCTCGCTCGGGCGACGGTCCGCGCCCATCTCGAGAAACTCGCCGTCGAGGGACACGTCGCCTGGGACGGCGAACGGGCGACGCCGCTCGAGGGCGACTGA
- a CDS encoding YkgJ family cysteine cluster protein: protein MQSLEAEIEDARQLAVNDLADAIESIGFECTRCGACCKGEAEDDHTATVFPDEVRDIEEGDSYDGDYDWRDVARPMPYGLSETGDGGLEGETFEWALQTDSCGDCTFYEEDESGTGACTAHDDRPLICQTYPFSVALAGTSQPMGEAVDSVALEAQRETGEAGDEAGVLQAHECEGLGRDISRADAEELARALKERAVRELEEAIAVRDEYEPANPDPSEVVVHDSEGAKRVDGTPLEE from the coding sequence GTGCAATCGCTCGAAGCTGAAATCGAAGACGCACGCCAACTCGCGGTCAACGACCTCGCGGACGCAATCGAATCGATCGGCTTCGAGTGTACTCGCTGTGGAGCCTGTTGCAAGGGCGAGGCCGAGGACGACCACACGGCGACCGTGTTTCCCGACGAGGTGCGCGATATCGAGGAGGGCGACAGTTACGATGGCGACTACGACTGGCGCGACGTCGCCCGGCCGATGCCCTACGGGCTCTCAGAGACGGGAGACGGCGGCCTCGAGGGCGAGACCTTCGAGTGGGCGCTCCAGACCGACAGCTGTGGCGACTGTACCTTCTACGAGGAAGACGAGTCGGGAACAGGAGCCTGCACCGCTCATGACGACCGCCCGCTGATCTGTCAGACCTACCCATTCAGCGTCGCGCTCGCGGGGACTAGCCAGCCGATGGGCGAGGCCGTCGACAGCGTTGCGCTGGAAGCGCAACGGGAAACCGGCGAAGCCGGCGACGAGGCGGGCGTGCTTCAGGCCCATGAGTGCGAAGGACTCGGGCGTGACATCTCCCGCGCGGACGCCGAGGAGTTAGCTCGAGCACTGAAGGAGCGCGCCGTCCGGGAACTCGAGGAGGCTATCGCGGTCCGGGACGAGTATGAACCCGCCAATCCCGACCCCAGCGAGGTCGTCGTCCATGACTCCGAGGGCGCGAAACGGGTCGACGGGACGCCGCTCGAGGAGTGA
- a CDS encoding TRAM domain-containing protein: MEISDKLLCLFSTDVSEEEDRYVIEVPRQEVETGDIDPGEVYRVALISREDEEDGEDGEDVSATTKPQSAPSEPQPPVDVGETRYVEIEDIGKQGDGIARVERGYVIIVPGADVGERVKIEVTEVKSNFAVGEIIEDTF; this comes from the coding sequence GTGGAAATATCTGACAAACTGCTGTGTCTGTTCAGTACGGACGTTTCGGAAGAGGAGGATCGATACGTTATCGAGGTACCTCGTCAAGAGGTCGAGACCGGCGACATCGACCCCGGCGAGGTCTATCGCGTCGCGCTCATTTCGCGGGAGGACGAGGAGGACGGCGAGGACGGCGAGGACGTCTCGGCGACCACCAAACCCCAGAGTGCGCCGTCCGAACCGCAGCCGCCGGTCGATGTCGGGGAAACCCGCTACGTTGAAATCGAAGACATCGGCAAACAGGGCGACGGTATCGCCCGCGTTGAACGCGGCTACGTCATCATCGTTCCCGGGGCGGACGTCGGCGAACGCGTCAAAATCGAGGTCACCGAGGTCAAGTCGAACTTCGCCGTCGGCGAGATCATCGAAGACACGTTCTAA
- a CDS encoding radical SAM protein: MTDPETLSVTIVDGYVDEPAHFGVPPYISTYPRYAAGALVDAGVPRDQITYHTIDRLRDEPDYWRDVDEADLVVYLGGMTVPGKYVGGTPAEPDEVRKLAWTANGTSLMGGPVKFGVGDENAGATETERQDLDFDFVAKGDVEAAVFDLVESGLEGFNNRMRDIDEVSRWAQEGAFIVEQHPNHPEHLICELETSRGCAYRCSFCTEPLYGNPEFRPPPTVVGEVDTLSDYGVKHFRIGRQADILAYGGDGEAPNPAALRQLYSGIREVAPDLETLHLDNMNPITIVEWPEQSREGIRIIAEHNTPGDTAAFGLESADPVVQEENNLNVTAEECFEAVRIVNEEAGWRPGEDPADAPTFGDDAPRRLPKLLPGINLLHGLKGEREETYERNREFLQRVYDEGYMLRRINIRQVMAFDGTDMSDTGAEIANEHKQLFKQYKKQIREEIDNPMLKRVAPPGTVLPDIHLEYHQDGKTFGRQLGTYPLLVGIPGERELGQTTDIAVVDHGYRSVTGVPYPLDLNAASMNELTAIPGIGDSTAGDIVVNRPYGSIADADLGTEFDLSQFVTTQPLEPAD; this comes from the coding sequence ATGACTGACCCCGAGACGCTGTCGGTGACGATCGTCGACGGCTACGTCGACGAGCCCGCACACTTCGGGGTGCCGCCGTACATCTCAACGTACCCCCGGTACGCGGCCGGCGCGCTCGTCGACGCGGGCGTTCCGCGCGACCAGATCACCTACCACACGATCGACAGGCTTCGCGACGAACCCGACTACTGGCGGGACGTCGACGAGGCCGACCTCGTAGTCTATCTGGGCGGGATGACCGTTCCCGGCAAGTACGTCGGCGGCACGCCGGCCGAACCCGACGAAGTCCGCAAACTCGCTTGGACCGCCAACGGGACGAGCCTGATGGGCGGCCCCGTCAAGTTCGGCGTCGGCGACGAGAACGCCGGCGCGACCGAGACCGAGCGCCAGGACCTGGACTTCGATTTCGTCGCCAAGGGCGACGTCGAGGCCGCCGTCTTCGACCTCGTCGAAAGCGGCCTCGAGGGGTTCAACAACCGAATGCGCGATATCGACGAGGTGTCGCGGTGGGCCCAGGAGGGCGCGTTCATCGTCGAGCAACACCCGAACCATCCGGAGCATCTCATTTGCGAACTCGAGACCTCGCGGGGCTGTGCGTATCGCTGTTCGTTCTGTACGGAGCCGCTGTACGGCAACCCCGAGTTTCGGCCGCCGCCGACGGTCGTCGGCGAGGTCGACACCCTCTCGGACTACGGCGTCAAACACTTCCGGATCGGCCGGCAGGCCGACATTCTCGCCTACGGCGGCGACGGCGAAGCGCCGAACCCGGCCGCCCTGCGCCAGCTCTACAGCGGGATTCGAGAGGTCGCGCCTGACCTCGAGACGCTCCACCTGGACAACATGAACCCCATCACGATCGTGGAGTGGCCCGAACAGAGTCGGGAGGGGATCCGGATCATCGCCGAGCACAACACGCCCGGGGACACAGCCGCGTTCGGCCTCGAGTCGGCAGACCCCGTCGTCCAGGAGGAAAACAACCTGAACGTCACTGCCGAGGAATGTTTCGAAGCAGTGCGGATCGTCAACGAGGAGGCCGGCTGGCGGCCCGGTGAGGACCCCGCGGATGCACCCACCTTCGGCGACGACGCGCCGCGACGGCTCCCCAAGCTCCTTCCCGGGATCAACCTCCTGCACGGGCTCAAGGGCGAGCGCGAGGAGACCTACGAGCGCAATCGCGAGTTCCTCCAGCGGGTCTACGACGAGGGCTATATGCTCCGCCGGATCAACATCCGGCAGGTGATGGCCTTCGACGGCACCGACATGAGCGATACTGGGGCTGAGATCGCAAACGAGCACAAACAGCTGTTCAAACAATACAAGAAGCAGATCCGCGAGGAGATCGACAACCCGATGCTCAAGCGCGTCGCGCCGCCGGGGACCGTCCTGCCGGACATCCACCTCGAGTACCACCAGGACGGCAAGACCTTCGGCCGCCAACTCGGAACCTACCCCCTGCTCGTCGGGATTCCGGGCGAACGCGAACTAGGCCAGACGACCGACATCGCGGTCGTCGATCACGGCTACCGCTCGGTGACCGGCGTCCCCTACCCGCTCGATCTCAATGCGGCCTCGATGAACGAACTCACCGCCATCCCCGGGATCGGCGATAGCACCGCCGGCGACATCGTCGTCAACCGCCCCTATGGGTCGATCGCCGACGCCGACCTCGGGACGGAGTTCGACCTCTCCCAGTTCGTCACGACGCAGCCGCTCGAGCCCGCAGACTGA
- the ddh gene encoding D-2-hydroxyacid dehydrogenase gives MEFELERLGVHESVDAVFPPGELAASLADLPIEVAVIDDDGIPSCDAVVTLEHREAFLEVDWVHSIQAGVDRFPFDAFEAADVILTNSTGIHDRTVGETVAGYLLLFARRLHDYVANQQERRWDRPEWDEAFTLPGSSACVVGTGTLGRGVAETLGGLGVRVTGVRRSGDPVPGFDEIYANDRLFEAIADAEFVIVTVPLTDETRHLFDAEAFDAMRDDAYFVNVARGPVVDEPALIDALEGDALAGAALDVFEEEPLPKDSPLWGMDEVIISPHCAAYTRDYFRDVGEIVRENVDRLAADEEFHNRVI, from the coding sequence ATGGAATTCGAACTCGAGCGACTCGGCGTCCACGAGTCAGTTGATGCAGTATTTCCGCCGGGGGAGCTGGCAGCGTCTCTCGCCGACCTGCCGATCGAGGTCGCGGTGATCGACGACGACGGGATTCCGTCCTGCGACGCAGTCGTCACCTTGGAGCACCGGGAGGCCTTCCTCGAGGTGGACTGGGTCCACTCGATCCAGGCGGGGGTCGACCGGTTTCCCTTCGACGCGTTCGAGGCCGCAGACGTGATCCTCACGAACAGCACGGGGATCCACGACCGAACCGTCGGTGAGACGGTCGCTGGCTACCTGCTGCTATTCGCCCGGCGACTCCACGACTACGTCGCGAACCAGCAGGAGCGCCGGTGGGACCGCCCCGAGTGGGACGAGGCGTTTACGCTCCCGGGATCGTCGGCCTGCGTCGTCGGCACTGGGACTCTCGGGCGCGGCGTCGCGGAGACCCTCGGCGGGCTCGGCGTTCGCGTGACTGGGGTCCGGCGCTCCGGCGATCCCGTCCCCGGGTTCGACGAAATTTACGCGAACGACCGGCTGTTCGAGGCGATCGCCGACGCCGAATTCGTTATCGTTACCGTGCCGCTGACCGACGAGACGCGCCACCTCTTCGACGCCGAGGCGTTCGATGCGATGCGCGACGACGCCTATTTCGTGAACGTCGCCCGCGGGCCAGTCGTCGACGAACCGGCGTTGATCGACGCACTCGAGGGCGACGCTCTCGCGGGGGCAGCACTGGATGTCTTCGAGGAGGAACCCCTGCCCAAGGACTCGCCGCTGTGGGGGATGGACGAGGTAATCATTTCGCCCCACTGCGCCGCGTACACCCGTGATTACTTCCGTGACGTGGGCGAGATCGTCCGCGAGAACGTCGACCGACTCGCGGCCGATGAGGAATTCCACAACCGAGTTATCTGA
- a CDS encoding S26 family signal peptidase, whose protein sequence is MTDASGDGSSDGPEHTETAARADADDENGFVRGFLNSDDETVVFVRDVVTVVAIGALVILSLFATSGVLPPLVAVESGSMEPNMHKGDMIFLVQEDRFVGDDPVAGTGIVTAERGRATGHEQFGQAGDVIVYAPNGNPAETPIIHRVHFWVEAGENWVKNDADPAYTGGRSCVEIQSCPASHDGFITKGDANGNYDQIDGEPETTVVRPDWIAGKAMVRIPWLGEIRLLFDSLLGVSTLGLFAITGRSERTG, encoded by the coding sequence ATGACGGACGCCAGCGGTGATGGCTCGTCGGACGGTCCCGAACACACTGAGACCGCCGCTCGCGCGGACGCGGACGACGAGAACGGGTTCGTTCGCGGATTTTTGAACAGTGACGACGAGACTGTCGTCTTCGTCCGGGATGTCGTGACCGTCGTCGCGATCGGCGCACTCGTCATCCTCAGTCTCTTCGCGACCAGCGGCGTCTTGCCGCCGCTCGTCGCCGTCGAAAGTGGGAGTATGGAGCCGAACATGCACAAAGGAGACATGATTTTCCTCGTCCAGGAGGACCGGTTCGTCGGCGATGACCCGGTCGCGGGGACGGGAATTGTGACTGCCGAACGCGGTCGAGCGACCGGTCATGAGCAATTCGGGCAAGCCGGTGACGTGATCGTATACGCGCCGAACGGGAATCCGGCGGAGACACCGATCATCCATCGCGTCCACTTCTGGGTCGAAGCGGGCGAAAACTGGGTCAAGAACGATGCCGATCCGGCGTACACGGGTGGTCGCTCCTGTGTGGAGATCCAGTCTTGTCCGGCATCTCACGACGGGTTCATCACAAAGGGTGACGCGAACGGCAACTACGATCAGATCGACGGCGAGCCGGAAACGACCGTCGTTCGCCCCGACTGGATCGCGGGCAAAGCAATGGTCCGGATCCCTTGGCTCGGCGAGATCCGTCTCCTGTTCGATTCGCTACTCGGTGTCAGCACCCTCGGCCTCTTCGCGATCACGGGTCGAAGTGAGCGGACCGGATGA
- a CDS encoding NUDIX domain-containing protein, whose protein sequence is MSDAPTGRDETGDDDASASHVVTAFLRNRGEVLLLRRSDAVGTYVGQWGGVSGFAEGRPDEQVRAEIREETGLEADAVSLVRSGRPVEFTDPALEREWVVHPYLFDCEIREIELSEEHDEFEWVAPTELLESVGDDRETVPELWTAYERVAPTVRSIAADNEHGAAYLSVHALEVLRDRAGLLVAEREESEATSSPQNGERATRETGVDPAAEWDELTELASRLLKARPSMAVLRNRVNRVMAGAGGVDDGAPAVLESALSNIDRALSADADAAATASERLEGNVATLSRSGTVLEALETADPSRVFVAESRPAREGIGVAERLAETTASTVTVHTDAAVAHVLAREDISRVMVGADTVLPDDSVVNKTGTRALAVAADREGIPVSVVAATDKVSTREDVNLESGERSAVYDGDAPIDVMNPTFDVTPADCVTEIVTERGALAPDDVAAVAEELRGLETWRAP, encoded by the coding sequence ATGAGCGATGCACCGACAGGTCGTGACGAAACCGGGGACGATGACGCGAGCGCGAGCCACGTCGTCACCGCCTTCCTCCGCAATCGCGGCGAGGTGTTGCTGTTGCGCCGCAGCGACGCGGTCGGCACCTACGTGGGCCAGTGGGGCGGCGTCTCCGGCTTTGCAGAAGGGCGACCGGACGAACAGGTCCGCGCCGAGATTCGCGAGGAAACCGGCCTCGAAGCCGATGCCGTCTCCCTCGTCCGCTCCGGGCGACCGGTCGAGTTCACGGACCCAGCCCTCGAGCGCGAGTGGGTCGTCCATCCATATCTGTTCGACTGCGAGATCCGCGAAATCGAACTGAGCGAGGAACACGACGAGTTTGAGTGGGTCGCCCCAACCGAGTTGCTCGAGTCGGTCGGGGACGACCGCGAGACGGTGCCCGAACTGTGGACTGCCTACGAGCGCGTCGCGCCGACGGTCCGGTCGATCGCGGCCGACAACGAACACGGGGCCGCATACCTGTCCGTGCACGCACTCGAGGTGTTGCGCGATCGAGCGGGACTACTCGTGGCTGAGCGAGAGGAGAGCGAGGCGACATCGTCGCCTCAGAACGGCGAACGGGCTACCCGTGAGACCGGTGTCGATCCGGCAGCAGAATGGGATGAACTCACCGAACTCGCCAGTCGGTTGCTCAAGGCCCGGCCGTCGATGGCCGTCCTCCGGAATCGGGTCAATCGGGTGATGGCCGGCGCGGGTGGGGTAGACGACGGTGCACCGGCCGTCCTCGAGTCGGCGCTGTCGAATATCGACCGTGCGCTGTCCGCCGACGCGGACGCCGCAGCGACCGCGAGCGAACGCCTCGAGGGCAACGTCGCGACCCTCTCGCGATCGGGGACTGTGCTCGAGGCGCTCGAGACGGCCGATCCATCGCGCGTGTTCGTCGCCGAATCTCGGCCGGCCCGCGAGGGAATCGGCGTCGCGGAACGACTGGCCGAAACGACTGCCAGCACCGTGACGGTTCACACCGACGCGGCGGTCGCGCACGTGCTCGCACGCGAGGATATCAGTCGAGTAATGGTCGGTGCAGATACCGTCCTCCCCGACGACTCCGTCGTGAACAAGACGGGAACACGCGCACTGGCTGTCGCCGCCGATCGAGAGGGGATTCCGGTGTCCGTCGTCGCGGCGACGGACAAAGTCTCGACCCGCGAGGACGTGAACCTCGAGTCCGGCGAGCGGTCCGCGGTGTATGACGGCGACGCACCGATCGACGTAATGAATCCGACGTTCGACGTGACGCCCGCCGACTGCGTGACTGAAATCGTGACCGAGCGCGGGGCACTCGCACCTGACGATGTCGCGGCCGTCGCCGAGGAGTTGCGCGGACTCGAGACCTGGCGAGCGCCGTGA